In the genome of Xanthomonas hortorum pv. pelargonii, the window GCACGCCCGGAGACGTAGATACCGATATGCCCGCCGCGAAAACTCAGCTCGCTGTAATCGTCGCTGCCGACCAGGCCACGTAGCGCGCGCGAGGCATCGGGCGGCACCAGGTGATCGTGTTCGGCGTAGATGTTCAGCACCGGCATGTCGACGGCCTGCAGATCTACCGCCTGCCCGCCGATGCTCACCTGCCCCGTCACCAGCCCATTGCGCTGATAGAACAGCTTGACGAACTCGCGGAAGGCTTCGCCGGCCAGGTCGGGCGAATCGAAGATCCACTTTTCCATGCGCAGGAAATCTTCCAGCGCCTGCTTGTCGTCGAGAATGTCGAGCAAGCCGACGTACTTCTGCAGATTCAGCCGGAACGGCTTGAGCATCAGGTAACTGGCGTTCATCAGATCCGCCGGCACGTTGCCCATCGTATCGACGAACAGGTCCACATCGACCATGCGCGCCCAGTTTGAGAGCATGTTGTCGGGGGTGTGGAAATCCACCGGCGTGACCATGGTGATCAGGTTGCGCACCTTGGGCCGTTGCAAGGCGGCGTAGCACAGCGAGAACGTGCCGCCCTGGCAGATGCCGAGCACATCGACCGCTTCCAGACCTGATTGCGCACGCAAATGGTCCACCGCGCCGTCGATATAGCGCAGCAGATAATCCTCGAGCGTGAGGTAACGTTCGGAGCGGTCC includes:
- a CDS encoding class III poly(R)-hydroxyalkanoic acid synthase subunit PhaC, whose protein sequence is MKGPLGFSAEDLMQETLSMQRKLREGLKLLPGVEDVDYGVTEREEIWRDGKVVLYRFVGEQAPVAKTPLLIVYALVNRPYMVDLQADRSLVKGLLSHGQDVYVLDWGYPDRSERYLTLEDYLLRYIDGAVDHLRAQSGLEAVDVLGICQGGTFSLCYAALQRPKVRNLITMVTPVDFHTPDNMLSNWARMVDVDLFVDTMGNVPADLMNASYLMLKPFRLNLQKYVGLLDILDDKQALEDFLRMEKWIFDSPDLAGEAFREFVKLFYQRNGLVTGQVSIGGQAVDLQAVDMPVLNIYAEHDHLVPPDASRALRGLVGSDDYSELSFRGGHIGIYVSGRAQREVPVAIHRWLQERGGNA